In one window of Streptomyces sp. FXJ1.172 DNA:
- a CDS encoding aspartate-semialdehyde dehydrogenase, translating into MTGKPTLAVVGATGAVGVVMLQILSQRADVWGEIRLIASPRSAGRKLAVRGEEVEVAALTEDAFDGVDIAVFDVPDEVAAQWAPIAAARGAVVVDNSAAFRLDPEVPLVVPEVNPHAVRVRPRGIVANPNCTTLTMIVALGALHAEFGLRELVVSSYQAVSGAGRAGVEALRAQLSLVAGTELGTSPGDVRRAVGDNTGPFPEPVALNVVPWAGSLREDGWSSEEMKVRDESRKILGLPQLPVAVTCVRVPVVTTHSLTVHARFQGEVSVDGAREILATAPGVVLYDDPAAGEFPTPADVVGTDPTWVGRVRRALDDPTALELFVCGDNLRKGAALNTAQIAELVAAEFS; encoded by the coding sequence ATGACCGGCAAGCCGACGCTCGCGGTCGTGGGAGCGACCGGGGCCGTCGGCGTGGTCATGCTCCAGATCCTGTCCCAGCGCGCGGACGTCTGGGGCGAGATCCGCCTGATCGCCTCGCCGCGCTCGGCCGGCCGCAAGCTGGCCGTGCGCGGGGAGGAGGTCGAGGTGGCCGCCCTGACTGAGGACGCCTTCGACGGGGTCGACATCGCCGTGTTCGACGTCCCCGACGAGGTCGCCGCGCAGTGGGCGCCGATCGCCGCCGCGCGCGGTGCGGTCGTCGTCGACAACTCGGCCGCCTTCCGGCTGGATCCCGAGGTGCCGCTCGTGGTGCCCGAGGTCAACCCGCACGCCGTACGGGTCCGCCCGCGCGGGATCGTGGCCAACCCCAACTGCACGACCCTGACGATGATCGTCGCCCTGGGCGCGCTGCACGCCGAGTTCGGGCTGCGCGAGCTGGTGGTGTCGTCGTACCAGGCGGTGAGCGGGGCCGGGCGGGCCGGCGTGGAGGCGCTGCGCGCCCAGCTGTCCCTGGTGGCCGGCACCGAGCTGGGCACCAGCCCCGGTGACGTACGGCGGGCGGTCGGGGACAACACCGGGCCCTTCCCGGAGCCGGTCGCGCTGAACGTCGTCCCGTGGGCCGGATCGCTCAGGGAGGACGGCTGGTCGTCGGAGGAGATGAAGGTCCGCGACGAGTCCCGCAAGATCCTCGGGCTGCCCCAGCTGCCGGTCGCCGTGACGTGTGTCCGGGTGCCCGTGGTCACCACGCACTCGCTGACCGTCCATGCCCGCTTCCAGGGCGAGGTGAGCGTGGACGGCGCCCGGGAGATCCTCGCGACGGCGCCCGGTGTGGTGCTGTACGACGACCCGGCCGCCGGTGAGTTCCCCACCCCGGCGGACGTCGTGGGCACCGATCCGACCTGGGTGGGCCGGGTGCGGCGGGCCCTGGACGACCCGACCGCGCTCGAGCTGTTCGTGTGCGGCGACAACCTCCGCAAGGGGGCCGCGCTGAACACCGCGCAGATCGCGGAGCTGGTCGCCGCCGAGTTCAGCTGA
- a CDS encoding DUF5063 domain-containing protein, which yields MSDATLHATAQNPDDFVVQIADQIESFLVAVTEVARGDEPGSTVPFLLLEVSQLLLAGGRLGAHEDIVPDERYEPDPGPEPDVDGLRENLARLLEPVDVYSEVFDPYEPRKAPVPARVSDDLADVITDLRHGMAHYRAGRTTEALWWWQFSYFSNWGPTASAVLRALQSVLIHVRLNQPLEELDGLDTDQATMGDETLEFEAGRVMAEEIGGPLGMRQGK from the coding sequence ATGTCTGACGCCACACTGCACGCGACCGCTCAGAACCCGGACGATTTCGTGGTCCAGATCGCGGACCAGATCGAGAGCTTCCTGGTGGCCGTCACGGAGGTGGCGAGGGGCGACGAGCCCGGCTCGACCGTGCCCTTCCTCCTCCTGGAGGTCTCCCAGCTCCTGCTGGCCGGCGGCCGCCTGGGCGCGCACGAGGACATCGTCCCCGACGAGCGCTACGAGCCCGACCCGGGCCCGGAGCCGGACGTCGACGGACTCCGCGAAAACCTGGCCCGCCTCCTGGAGCCGGTGGACGTGTACTCGGAGGTCTTCGACCCCTACGAGCCCCGCAAGGCCCCGGTCCCGGCCCGTGTCTCCGACGATCTGGCCGACGTGATCACCGACCTGCGCCACGGCATGGCCCACTACCGCGCCGGCCGCACCACGGAGGCCCTGTGGTGGTGGCAGTTCTCCTACTTCTCCAACTGGGGCCCCACGGCCTCCGCCGTCCTGCGCGCCCTCCAGTCGGTCCTCATCCACGTCCGCCTCAACCAGCCCCTGGAGGAACTGGACGGCCTCGACACCGACCAGGCCACGATGGGCGACGAGACGCTGGAGTTCGAGGCGGGCCGGGTCATGGCGGAGGAGATCGGCGGCCCGCTGGGGATGCGGCAGGGCAAGTAG
- a CDS encoding aspartate kinase — protein sequence MGLVVQKYGGSSVADAEGIKRVAKRIVEAKKNGNQVVVVVSAMGDTTDELIDLAEQVSPMPAGREFDMLLTAGERISMALLAMAIKNLGHEAQSFTGSQAGVITDSVHNKARIIDVTPGRIRESLDKGNIAIVAGFQGVSADKKDITTLGRGGSDTTAVALAAALDAEVCEIYTDVDGVFTADPRVVKKAKKIDWISFEDMLELAASGSKVLLHRCVEYARRYNIPIHVRSSFSGLQGTWVSSEPIGDHKVEQAIISGVAHDTSEAKITVVGVPDKPGEAAAIFRTIADAAINIDMVVQNVSAASTGLTDISFTLPKTEGRKAIDALERNRPGIGFDSLRYDDQIGKISLVGAGMKTNPGVTASFFEALSDAGVNIELISTSEIRISVVTRKDDVAEAVRAVHTAFGLDSDTDEAVVYGGTGR from the coding sequence GTGGGCCTTGTCGTGCAGAAGTACGGAGGCTCCTCCGTAGCCGATGCCGAAGGCATCAAGCGCGTCGCCAAGCGGATCGTGGAAGCGAAGAAGAACGGCAACCAGGTTGTCGTCGTCGTTTCCGCGATGGGCGACACGACGGACGAGCTGATCGATCTCGCCGAGCAGGTTTCTCCGATGCCTGCCGGGCGTGAATTCGACATGCTGCTGACCGCCGGAGAGCGGATCTCCATGGCCCTGCTGGCGATGGCGATCAAAAACCTGGGCCACGAGGCCCAGTCCTTCACCGGCAGCCAGGCCGGCGTCATCACCGACTCGGTCCACAACAAAGCCCGGATCATCGACGTCACGCCGGGCCGGATCCGCGAGTCGCTCGACAAGGGCAACATCGCGATCGTCGCCGGGTTCCAGGGCGTGAGTGCCGACAAGAAGGACATCACCACGCTGGGGCGGGGCGGTTCCGACACCACCGCCGTGGCGCTGGCCGCCGCGCTCGACGCCGAGGTCTGCGAGATCTACACGGACGTCGACGGCGTGTTCACCGCCGACCCGCGTGTGGTGAAGAAGGCGAAGAAGATCGACTGGATCTCCTTCGAGGACATGCTGGAGCTGGCCGCGTCCGGGTCCAAGGTGCTGCTCCACCGGTGCGTGGAGTACGCCCGCCGCTACAACATCCCGATCCACGTCCGGTCCAGCTTCAGCGGGCTGCAGGGCACGTGGGTCAGCAGTGAGCCGATTGGGGACCACAAGGTGGAGCAGGCCATCATCTCCGGTGTCGCGCACGACACCTCCGAGGCCAAGATCACGGTCGTCGGCGTGCCGGACAAGCCGGGTGAGGCCGCGGCGATCTTCCGGACCATCGCCGATGCGGCGATCAACATCGACATGGTCGTGCAGAACGTGTCCGCCGCCTCCACGGGCCTGACGGACATCTCCTTCACGCTGCCGAAGACCGAGGGCCGCAAGGCCATCGACGCGCTGGAGAGGAACCGGCCGGGCATCGGCTTCGACTCCCTGCGCTACGACGACCAGATCGGGAAGATCTCGCTGGTCGGCGCGGGTATGAAGACCAACCCGGGCGTCACGGCCTCGTTCTTCGAGGCGCTGTCCGACGCCGGCGTGAACATCGAGCTGATCTCGACCTCCGAGATCCGCATCTCGGTCGTCACCCGCAAGGACGACGTGGCCGAGGCCGTCCGTGCCGTGCACACCGCCTTCGGGCTCGACTCCGACACCGACGAGGCCGTCGTCTACGGCGGCACCGGCCGATGA
- the recR gene encoding recombination mediator RecR, whose translation MYEGVVQDLIDELGRLPGVGPKSAQRIAFHILQAEPTDVKRLAQALLEVKAKVRFCATCGNVAQEELCNICRDPRRDPSVICVVEEPKDVVAIERTREFRGRYHVLGGAISPIEGVGPDDLRIRELLARLADGTVTELILATDPNLEGEATATYLARMIKPMGLKVTRLASGLPVGGDLEYADEVTLGRAFEGRRLLDV comes from the coding sequence GTGTACGAAGGCGTGGTCCAGGACCTCATCGACGAGCTGGGGCGGCTGCCCGGCGTCGGTCCCAAGAGCGCGCAGCGGATCGCCTTCCACATCCTGCAGGCGGAACCGACGGACGTGAAGCGCCTCGCCCAGGCCCTGCTGGAGGTGAAGGCGAAGGTCCGCTTCTGCGCGACCTGCGGCAACGTGGCACAGGAGGAGCTGTGCAACATCTGCCGTGACCCGCGCCGCGACCCGTCGGTCATCTGCGTGGTGGAGGAGCCGAAGGACGTGGTGGCGATCGAGCGCACCCGCGAATTCCGCGGCCGCTACCACGTCCTGGGCGGCGCCATCAGCCCGATCGAGGGTGTCGGTCCCGACGACCTGCGTATACGAGAACTTCTCGCGCGGTTGGCCGACGGGACGGTCACGGAACTGATCCTGGCGACGGACCCGAACCTGGAGGGCGAGGCCACCGCGACCTACCTCGCCCGGATGATCAAACCCATGGGCCTGAAGGTCACCCGCCTGGCCAGCGGCCTCCCGGTGGGCGGCGACCTGGAATACGCGGACGAGGTGACCCTCGGCCGCGCCTTCGAGGGGAGACGACTTCTAGATGTCTGA
- a CDS encoding SigE family RNA polymerase sigma factor: MAEVLELSAARGTAALRPPRAVLRPRTPGGMPVIAPMPAARPARIPGQRDGSDETSAAAPAVAGTTVDHLTETYRAHYRSLLGLAALLLDDTASCEDVVQEAFIRVHSARARVRDPEKTLAYLRQTVVNLSRSALRRRILGLKLLSKPMPDMASAEEGAYDQLERRDLIKAMKGLQRRQREVLVLRYFADMTEAQVAETLGISLGSVKAYGSRGIAALRVAMEAPA; this comes from the coding sequence GTGGCAGAGGTACTCGAACTCAGCGCGGCCCGCGGCACCGCGGCTCTCCGGCCGCCCCGTGCGGTGCTCCGGCCCCGCACGCCCGGCGGCATGCCGGTGATCGCGCCCATGCCCGCCGCGCGGCCCGCCCGCATCCCAGGTCAGCGAGACGGGTCCGACGAGACCTCGGCGGCGGCGCCCGCGGTCGCCGGGACCACCGTCGACCACCTCACCGAGACCTACCGCGCGCACTACCGCTCGCTGCTCGGCCTCGCCGCACTGCTCCTCGACGACACCGCCTCCTGCGAGGACGTCGTCCAGGAGGCCTTCATCCGCGTGCACTCCGCGCGCGCACGCGTCCGCGACCCCGAGAAGACCCTCGCCTACCTCCGCCAGACGGTCGTCAACCTCTCCCGGTCCGCGCTGCGCCGGCGCATCCTCGGCCTGAAGCTTCTCTCCAAGCCGATGCCCGACATGGCGAGCGCGGAGGAGGGCGCCTACGACCAGCTGGAGCGCCGGGACCTGATCAAGGCGATGAAGGGGCTCCAGCGCCGCCAGCGCGAGGTCCTCGTGCTGCGCTACTTCGCCGACATGACCGAGGCCCAGGTCGCCGAGACCCTCGGGATCTCCCTGGGCTCGGTGAAGGCGTACGGCTCGCGTGGCATCGCCGCGCTGCGGGTGGCCATGGAGGCGCCGGCGTGA
- a CDS encoding wHTH domain-containing protein, translating to MTDHSVQDAWRQDVEDCLAWKSARPEGRERAEALKGEAWKVTGRLAELYVSARDSLLDDPWHDPDLARRTARRTNQLIHWLRQDTHEAEGFLAPGEAALLALLPFLHQVHRARTSAGLSHVDPTDLGRQASGGPERQMYEVLLRGHERLVRRTELGHLKDRRNGRPEIGWWLFGQWAGRQPGRLGDLLADLDADPAGLGVVLDPELLSRLLASVHARPKELFDPARPEHLRADAFQLDFYGRDFQSMRERLVGPLFAVAHGMAIEVTQLPSVIVRHVGIPDPLDTARLLTTVRSASWQPRGEGLGLKAGCGHPAVAAALTEHTHQLESLLRTVRRAGDPALSALPVYTAADEVRELDEQGRAVPVDGVIRFRLDEERVQELLMGENLYRDRSLAIRELYQNALDACRYRRARTQARESFSSYEGRIDFVQGYDRQEGRHYLECRDNGVGMDEVTLSEVFAQAGVRFTDLPRYQEEHREWHSRGITIHPNSRFGIGVLSYFMLADEVRVTTCHMDARGGSPRELTVLISGPGHYFRVRSTGRPGTIGTTVRLYLRDADQAPSCVAVLRRLLGISEFRTTAVQGTQSAQWTPGVLLPRRGGGRSSSLEAHGELLAAPETADGQVVWCERGGAVLVDGIFTEPRVRRGVLADPKEHRGLRGVVVNLMGESRPKRLSVDRTEILDEDVCATVERLVIAALPVLLESGSGLLNARWLAEIADQNPRLADIVTEAAGAAGCELELHGRPAPVAVAGFYPPDAEIVRDPSDDWPRPDRAADNEDPDDSTVLWRLLAHRPHADLAALTRLVPELDEVASVLPALPSDVLLRNRSIRSLSTQHIPPGHVLSIAESLGKPYADVRTRMKELRLEPPQPRDSRSPGDETDLALLSESLRASSGVWLHPRWPVPPGHLVAAHFELDISVREAARRLRAFGFTVPEPEPSADNPDDRMPRLLSRDLDGKNWLVAGDTVPPAHLVQAHFELGLSVEEAARWLRAYGLCVPETGPKANAPGPHTLRLLSSRLAGSSGLDPRSPVPVRHVFHAAAALGRSVPEVIGELQDYGFQLTPGFTFDRRIGDLLGKAEEFGWEAHHWETVEGDGSVPPGLLASVAAARGTSLRELGSWIADLGLRPPDSLPERADAADGVILDHQHVGRGTPLWIRPGSRISPLHVALAALSTRMSPRDVVSRLRSYGIATPTAPFPEEAEPYDPKILRPLRGGPALSPQRPVPVGHVVNASARLRISPRHVVGRLAQYGLATPLDHAPQEPGRYDTELVRVGDGFGNGNGYLSWDEPVPLHHLVAVTSYVSMDVAEARARLTAFGFRVPEFDPDSIDDIDRALCTGRSGTPVLLRKPVPDFLALARATPLPTDELLDRLTRLGANLQRVTDAVRAALPHVPGLVMKPGAGE from the coding sequence ATGACCGACCACAGCGTTCAGGACGCATGGCGGCAGGACGTCGAGGACTGCCTGGCCTGGAAGTCGGCGCGGCCCGAGGGCCGGGAGCGGGCGGAGGCCCTCAAGGGCGAGGCCTGGAAGGTCACGGGCCGGCTGGCCGAGCTGTACGTGTCCGCCCGGGACTCGCTCCTCGACGACCCCTGGCACGACCCGGATCTCGCCCGGCGCACAGCCCGCAGGACCAACCAGCTGATCCACTGGCTCCGGCAGGACACGCACGAGGCGGAAGGCTTCCTCGCCCCGGGCGAAGCGGCGCTGCTCGCCCTGCTCCCCTTCCTCCACCAGGTGCACCGTGCCCGCACCTCGGCCGGTCTGTCCCACGTCGACCCGACGGACCTCGGACGGCAGGCCTCGGGCGGTCCGGAGCGCCAGATGTACGAGGTGCTGCTGCGCGGACACGAACGCCTGGTCCGCCGGACCGAACTCGGCCACCTGAAGGACCGCAGGAACGGGCGGCCGGAGATCGGCTGGTGGCTGTTCGGGCAGTGGGCAGGACGCCAGCCGGGACGGCTGGGCGACCTGCTGGCGGACCTGGACGCCGATCCGGCCGGCCTCGGGGTCGTCCTCGATCCGGAACTCCTCTCCCGCCTCCTCGCCTCGGTCCACGCGCGCCCGAAGGAACTGTTCGACCCCGCCCGGCCGGAGCATCTGCGTGCCGACGCCTTCCAACTCGACTTCTACGGCCGCGACTTCCAGAGCATGCGGGAGCGGCTCGTGGGCCCGCTGTTCGCCGTGGCCCACGGCATGGCGATCGAGGTCACGCAGCTGCCGTCGGTGATCGTCCGGCACGTGGGCATCCCCGACCCCCTGGACACCGCCCGGCTCCTCACCACCGTCCGGTCCGCGTCCTGGCAGCCCAGGGGCGAGGGGCTCGGCCTGAAGGCGGGCTGCGGCCACCCGGCCGTCGCGGCGGCGCTCACCGAACACACGCACCAGCTGGAGTCGCTGCTGCGGACCGTACGGCGCGCCGGGGACCCGGCCCTGTCCGCGCTGCCGGTCTACACGGCGGCGGACGAGGTGCGGGAACTGGACGAGCAGGGCCGCGCGGTCCCGGTGGACGGGGTGATCCGCTTCCGCCTCGACGAGGAACGCGTCCAGGAACTCCTCATGGGCGAGAACCTCTACCGCGACCGCTCCCTCGCCATCCGCGAGCTGTACCAGAACGCGCTGGACGCCTGCCGCTACCGCAGGGCCCGCACCCAGGCCCGCGAGTCCTTCAGCAGCTACGAGGGCCGGATCGACTTCGTCCAGGGCTACGACCGGCAGGAGGGCCGGCACTACCTCGAGTGCCGCGACAACGGCGTGGGCATGGACGAGGTCACGCTGTCGGAGGTCTTCGCCCAGGCCGGGGTCCGCTTCACGGACCTCCCCCGCTACCAGGAGGAACACCGGGAGTGGCACTCCCGGGGCATCACCATCCATCCCAACAGCCGTTTCGGCATCGGCGTGCTGAGCTACTTCATGCTCGCCGACGAGGTGCGGGTGACGACCTGTCACATGGATGCCCGAGGCGGCAGCCCGCGCGAACTCACCGTCCTGATCAGCGGCCCGGGTCACTACTTCCGCGTACGTTCCACCGGCCGCCCGGGGACGATCGGCACGACGGTCCGGCTCTATCTGCGCGACGCGGACCAGGCGCCGTCGTGCGTGGCCGTGCTGCGGCGGCTGCTGGGCATCTCGGAGTTCCGGACGACGGCGGTGCAGGGGACGCAGTCGGCGCAGTGGACGCCCGGGGTGCTGCTGCCCCGCAGGGGCGGCGGGCGCTCCAGCAGCCTGGAGGCCCACGGCGAGTTGCTCGCGGCCCCCGAGACGGCGGACGGCCAGGTCGTCTGGTGCGAGCGTGGCGGAGCTGTCCTGGTCGACGGGATCTTCACCGAGCCGCGGGTGCGCCGGGGGGTGCTGGCCGACCCGAAGGAACACCGCGGACTGCGTGGTGTGGTCGTGAACCTGATGGGGGAAAGCAGGCCCAAGCGGCTGTCCGTCGACCGTACGGAGATCCTGGACGAGGACGTGTGCGCGACGGTGGAGCGGCTCGTCATAGCCGCCCTGCCGGTCCTCCTCGAGTCCGGCAGCGGTCTGCTGAACGCGCGCTGGCTGGCCGAGATCGCCGACCAGAACCCCCGGCTCGCCGACATCGTGACCGAGGCGGCCGGAGCGGCCGGCTGCGAACTGGAACTGCACGGCCGGCCGGCGCCGGTCGCGGTTGCCGGGTTCTACCCTCCGGATGCCGAGATCGTCCGTGATCCGTCCGACGACTGGCCCCGCCCGGACCGGGCCGCGGACAACGAGGATCCCGACGACAGCACAGTGCTGTGGCGGCTGCTGGCCCACCGTCCCCACGCCGACCTGGCCGCGCTGACCCGGCTCGTGCCGGAACTCGACGAGGTGGCGAGCGTACTGCCCGCCCTGCCGTCGGATGTTCTCCTGCGCAACCGGTCCATCAGGAGTCTGAGCACACAGCACATCCCGCCAGGACACGTGCTCTCCATCGCGGAGTCCCTGGGGAAGCCCTACGCCGACGTACGGACGCGGATGAAAGAGCTGCGCCTGGAGCCACCGCAGCCACGCGACAGCCGGTCCCCGGGTGACGAGACCGACCTGGCCCTGCTCAGCGAGTCCCTGCGAGCCTCGTCGGGCGTGTGGCTCCACCCCCGGTGGCCGGTCCCGCCGGGCCACCTCGTCGCCGCCCACTTCGAACTGGACATCAGTGTGCGCGAGGCCGCGCGGCGACTGCGGGCGTTCGGCTTCACCGTCCCGGAACCGGAGCCGTCGGCGGACAACCCGGACGACCGGATGCCACGACTGCTCAGCAGAGATCTGGACGGCAAGAACTGGCTCGTCGCCGGTGACACCGTGCCGCCCGCCCATCTGGTCCAGGCCCACTTCGAACTCGGCCTGAGTGTTGAGGAAGCCGCCAGGTGGCTTCGCGCGTACGGCCTCTGCGTCCCCGAAACGGGTCCGAAGGCGAACGCCCCTGGCCCTCATACCCTGCGGCTGCTCAGCAGCAGACTGGCCGGGTCATCGGGGCTGGACCCGAGGAGTCCGGTACCGGTCCGCCATGTGTTCCATGCCGCCGCGGCCCTGGGCCGTTCCGTCCCCGAGGTGATCGGGGAACTGCAGGACTACGGATTCCAGCTCACCCCCGGATTCACGTTCGACCGCAGGATCGGCGATCTGCTCGGGAAGGCGGAGGAGTTCGGGTGGGAGGCACACCACTGGGAAACGGTGGAGGGCGACGGCTCCGTACCCCCGGGCCTCTTGGCGAGCGTCGCGGCCGCCCGGGGTACGTCCCTGCGTGAACTCGGCTCATGGATCGCCGACTTGGGTTTGAGACCTCCCGACTCACTGCCCGAGCGAGCGGATGCCGCGGACGGCGTGATCCTCGACCACCAGCACGTCGGCAGGGGAACGCCTCTCTGGATCAGGCCGGGCAGCCGGATCAGCCCGCTTCACGTGGCCTTGGCCGCACTCAGCACCAGGATGTCCCCGCGGGACGTGGTGTCCCGGCTCCGGTCCTACGGTATCGCCACCCCGACGGCGCCATTCCCCGAGGAGGCCGAGCCGTACGACCCGAAGATTCTCCGCCCCCTACGGGGTGGCCCGGCCCTGTCTCCGCAACGGCCCGTGCCGGTCGGCCACGTGGTCAACGCTTCGGCCAGGCTCCGCATATCGCCTCGCCACGTGGTGGGCCGGCTCGCCCAGTACGGCCTGGCCACACCGCTCGACCACGCTCCGCAGGAGCCGGGACGGTACGACACGGAGCTGGTCCGCGTGGGCGACGGCTTCGGAAACGGCAACGGCTACCTGTCCTGGGACGAGCCAGTACCTCTGCACCACCTCGTCGCCGTCACGTCATACGTGAGCATGGACGTGGCCGAAGCCCGCGCACGACTCACGGCATTCGGCTTCCGGGTCCCCGAGTTCGACCCGGACAGCATCGACGACATCGACCGCGCCCTGTGCACGGGCAGGTCGGGAACACCCGTCCTGCTCAGAAAGCCGGTCCCGGACTTCCTCGCCCTCGCCCGCGCCACACCGCTGCCGACCGACGAACTCCTCGACCGCCTCACCCGCCTCGGCGCGAACCTCCAGCGCGTCACCGACGCCGTCCGCGCCGCCCTCCCCCACGTCCCCGGCCTCGTCATGAAGCCCGGAGCCGGGGAGTGA
- a CDS encoding SURF1 family protein, translating to MYRFLLTPRWWGINVFVLLAIPFCIFMGSWQLSRFEGRVHDSRAATKQAASDQRETARPLDSMLPVDKATSGRRVTARGRYGTQLLVPGRQVGEKNGFYVLTLLRTGSGKALPVVRGWLPGKADAAKASAPPAGEVTVTGALQASETPGDNGVSAAGGLPAGQTAAISSASLVNLVPYRLYDAWVTLDKADSGMKAVPASAPAGTGLDLKAFQNLGYTGEWFVFAGFVVFMWFRLIRREAEAVRDAELGLVPEEPGEPEESQTPAPVSAP from the coding sequence GTGTACCGGTTTCTGCTGACACCCCGCTGGTGGGGCATCAACGTCTTCGTGCTGCTCGCCATCCCGTTCTGCATCTTCATGGGATCGTGGCAGCTGAGCCGGTTCGAGGGGCGGGTGCACGACAGCCGCGCCGCGACCAAGCAGGCCGCCTCCGACCAGCGGGAGACCGCGAGGCCGCTGGACTCGATGCTGCCCGTCGACAAGGCCACCTCGGGACGCCGGGTCACCGCGCGCGGCCGCTACGGCACGCAGCTGCTGGTGCCCGGCCGGCAGGTGGGCGAGAAGAACGGCTTCTACGTCCTCACCCTGCTGCGCACCGGCTCCGGCAAGGCGCTGCCGGTGGTGCGGGGCTGGCTGCCGGGCAAGGCGGACGCGGCGAAGGCCTCGGCCCCGCCCGCCGGTGAGGTCACCGTCACCGGCGCGCTCCAGGCCTCCGAGACGCCCGGCGACAACGGCGTCAGCGCGGCCGGCGGACTCCCCGCCGGGCAGACGGCGGCGATCAGCTCGGCGTCGCTGGTGAACCTGGTGCCGTACAGGCTGTACGACGCCTGGGTCACCCTCGACAAGGCCGACTCCGGGATGAAGGCCGTGCCCGCGAGCGCCCCGGCGGGCACCGGCCTGGACCTGAAGGCCTTCCAGAACCTCGGCTACACCGGCGAGTGGTTCGTCTTCGCCGGCTTCGTGGTCTTCATGTGGTTCCGCCTGATCCGGCGCGAGGCGGAGGCGGTACGGGACGCGGAGCTGGGGCTTGTGCCCGAGGAGCCGGGAGAGCCGGAGGAGTCGCAGACCCCGGCGCCGGTGAGCGCCCCGTAG
- a CDS encoding class I SAM-dependent methyltransferase: MTVQRPPTSVPSNWREDNRAMWDERVPIHVAGDFYDLDGFRARRDVLRDFETAEVGDVTGKTLLHLQCHLGTDTLSWVHRGAARVVGLDFSAPAVEAARALAAGLGHGPERAAFVTGDVYDAARAVPEASYDIVYTGLGALCWLPDIRRWAETAASLVAPGGFLYLAEFHPFTDCLDDATGTRIVRDYFARDAQVWDEPGTYADLGAATVHNRSVQWQHTLGDVVSALAAAGLRIEFLHEHDVSLFPRFENFEVRDGHHRFPAGHPRIPLIYSLKAAKGQGGG; this comes from the coding sequence ATGACCGTGCAACGACCGCCGACGTCCGTCCCCTCGAACTGGCGCGAGGACAACCGGGCCATGTGGGACGAAAGGGTCCCCATCCATGTCGCGGGTGATTTCTACGACCTCGACGGCTTCCGCGCCCGCCGGGACGTCCTGCGGGACTTCGAGACGGCCGAGGTCGGCGACGTCACCGGCAAGACCCTGCTGCACCTGCAGTGCCACCTCGGCACCGACACCCTCTCCTGGGTCCACCGCGGCGCCGCCCGCGTCGTCGGCCTGGACTTCTCCGCCCCGGCCGTGGAAGCAGCCCGCGCCCTCGCGGCCGGCCTCGGCCACGGCCCGGAGCGCGCCGCCTTCGTCACCGGCGACGTGTACGACGCGGCGCGGGCGGTGCCCGAGGCGTCGTACGACATCGTCTACACCGGGCTCGGCGCGCTGTGCTGGCTGCCCGACATCCGCCGGTGGGCCGAGACGGCCGCCTCCCTCGTGGCTCCCGGCGGCTTCCTCTACCTCGCCGAGTTCCACCCGTTCACCGACTGCCTGGACGACGCGACCGGCACCCGGATCGTGCGCGACTACTTCGCGCGCGACGCCCAGGTGTGGGACGAGCCCGGCACCTACGCCGACCTGGGCGCCGCGACGGTCCACAACCGCAGCGTGCAGTGGCAGCACACCCTCGGGGACGTGGTCTCCGCGCTCGCCGCGGCCGGGCTGCGCATCGAGTTCCTGCACGAGCACGACGTGTCGCTCTTCCCCCGCTTCGAGAACTTCGAAGTGCGCGACGGCCACCACCGGTTCCCGGCCGGTCACCCGCGTATCCCGCTGATCTACTCGCTGAAGGCCGCCAAGGGCCAGGGCGGGGGCTGA
- a CDS encoding sulfite exporter TauE/SafE family protein has protein sequence MTETLLAATVLLGASVQWLTGMGFALVAVPALVLLLGPAQGVILANCAAGAISVVGLARGWRRVRPAAMVPLCLAAACTVPAGAWTTRQLPRPVLLLTMGALVTAAVLLVLRGTRVPALRGGTGAVTAGALGGFMNAAAGVGGPPVSLYALNAGWTVREFVPNAQFYGVAVNAFSIAANGAPRLTAPQWAVTAAAMTAGALIGNAISTRVPERRARHLVLLLALAGGATTMTKGLWGMWLGR, from the coding sequence ATGACGGAGACACTGCTCGCGGCGACCGTCCTGCTCGGCGCGAGCGTGCAGTGGCTGACCGGGATGGGTTTCGCCCTGGTCGCCGTACCGGCCCTGGTGCTGCTGCTCGGTCCCGCCCAGGGGGTGATCCTCGCGAACTGCGCCGCGGGCGCGATCAGCGTCGTCGGCCTGGCGCGCGGCTGGCGCCGGGTCCGCCCGGCGGCGATGGTCCCGCTGTGCCTGGCGGCGGCCTGCACGGTCCCGGCGGGCGCCTGGACGACCCGTCAGCTCCCCCGCCCGGTCCTGCTGTTGACGATGGGCGCGCTGGTGACGGCGGCCGTCCTCCTGGTGCTGCGCGGCACCCGGGTCCCGGCCCTGCGAGGCGGCACGGGCGCGGTGACAGCGGGCGCGCTGGGCGGCTTCATGAACGCGGCGGCGGGGGTGGGCGGACCACCGGTGTCCCTGTACGCCCTCAACGCGGGCTGGACGGTGCGGGAGTTCGTCCCCAACGCCCAGTTCTACGGCGTGGCCGTCAACGCCTTCTCGATCGCCGCGAACGGCGCGCCCCGCCTGACGGCACCCCAGTGGGCGGTCACCGCCGCGGCCATGACGGCGGGCGCGCTCATCGGCAACGCAATCTCCACCCGCGTCCCCGAACGCCGCGCCCGCCACCTGGTCCTCCTCCTGGCCCTGGCGGGCGGTGCCACGACGATGACGAAGGGCCTGTGGGGGATGTGGCTCGGCCGCTAG